Proteins from a genomic interval of Chroococcidiopsis thermalis PCC 7203:
- a CDS encoding tyrosine-type recombinase/integrase yields MAKRKRRADNGSITVENFNLRARLRWTHEEKQYCLALGMDYTKQAVAVGESIGARIRLDILANDFDYTLSRYKALLPHSKPVEPQKVVEDRNTLSDVFKRFIAFKSKQLYHRSVNQYQTLLNNLDKSGLGNVLITKLDVPTANKLIDYLAQDITPATLRARIGKLRACLSWAGVDDSKNPFKKIDIKSQLRKPPKPFTQQEIRSILDVFDARYPHYYNYVYFRFCVGARTGEINALTWNDIDWEDRTITISKSLSAKREIKPTKTGCNRTIVLTDDLLNLLKSMWKRGKFAPTDFIFTTPARLAIIDHKFARDYWRPALAIAKIPYRRPYNSRHSFVSHALSIGIPPTDVSAVTGHHPVTMLQFYYGHVKSTQLPKLY; encoded by the coding sequence ATGGCAAAACGTAAACGTAGAGCGGATAACGGCAGTATTACAGTTGAGAATTTCAACTTGAGGGCTAGGTTGAGGTGGACTCACGAGGAAAAACAATACTGCCTAGCTCTTGGTATGGACTACACCAAACAAGCTGTAGCAGTGGGAGAATCCATAGGAGCCAGGATAAGGTTGGACATTCTAGCTAATGACTTCGATTACACTCTCAGCAGATACAAAGCATTACTACCTCATAGCAAGCCCGTAGAGCCACAGAAAGTAGTTGAAGATAGGAATACTCTATCTGATGTTTTCAAGCGCTTCATAGCCTTCAAATCCAAGCAATTATACCACCGCAGCGTCAACCAATATCAAACGCTACTGAATAATTTAGACAAGTCAGGTTTGGGAAATGTACTAATTACTAAACTCGACGTTCCTACAGCTAACAAACTTATAGATTACCTAGCGCAAGACATTACACCAGCAACGCTTAGAGCCAGAATTGGTAAGCTGAGAGCTTGTTTGAGTTGGGCTGGAGTTGACGATAGTAAAAACCCCTTCAAAAAGATTGATATTAAATCCCAGTTAAGAAAACCACCTAAACCTTTTACACAACAAGAGATTCGATCGATTCTTGACGTGTTCGACGCTAGATATCCGCATTACTATAACTACGTTTATTTCAGATTTTGTGTTGGAGCTAGGACAGGAGAAATTAACGCTCTAACTTGGAACGACATTGACTGGGAAGATCGCACAATCACTATCAGTAAATCCCTATCAGCCAAGAGAGAAATTAAACCTACTAAAACTGGATGTAACAGGACAATTGTATTGACAGATGACTTGCTTAACTTACTTAAATCAATGTGGAAACGCGGTAAGTTTGCCCCTACCGATTTCATCTTCACCACACCAGCAAGACTAGCAATCATCGACCACAAGTTTGCTAGAGATTATTGGAGACCAGCATTAGCAATAGCAAAGATTCCCTACCGTAGACCTTACAACAGCCGTCACTCATTTGTAAGTCATGCTTTGAGTATTGGTATCCCTCCAACAGATGTTAGTGCCGTAACTGGACATCACCCCGTTACAATGCTTCAGTTTTATTACGGTCACGTTAAGTCTACTCAATTACCTAAATTGTA
- a CDS encoding GumC family protein: MSLPESTESSVKLQQYWLLLKRHYLPLSIVFGVVVALTGISLALQKPIYEAEGKLLFRKNSPSSSYLPEVGKGIGELQPLQEQNNPVDTEAEIIRSLPIIKKTITRLELKDESGKTLKPEQFLKKLDVTDVKKTDVLQITYRDADPNKAATVVNTLMGIYLENNLLANRSEAVSAREFVQKQLPRAETSLRQSESELRQFQEQNKVVDLNEEKRAAVAIIADMQRQAANANAGLADAKAQSELLKQQLGETLNSAGAVTSVSQFPAVQGILKEIQQIESQLAVEQSRFQADFPNVVSLKQKKASLEQLLKQRLKQVVGEQKLLRGNSLQNSEFDQKLTEEFVRAEARRLGLSSQIAAISNVQSSYRERLDRLPQLEQLQRALERKIQTAQSTYLLLQQKLQEIRIAENQNIGNARVISAAIPPEEAVAPRKMLYLVTGIMLGGILAAATGLILEKLDKSLRSVEEARKIFGYTLLGIIPALKKSENIFLRDRSLERATPEILVQESPRSPFSQAYRMLQANLKFLNSDKQLKAIVVTSSVPKEGKSTVAANLAVTIAQMGRKVLLVDADMYRPLQHEIWELPNHLGLSNIIVGQTEPKTAIKKITANLHILTSGVIPPNPMALLDSQRMASLVTVFSANYDYTIIDTPALNAAADAAILGKMTDGVLLVVRPGVVDTAAAIRAKEFLEKSGQHVLGQVVNGFNPDSEQYYYYRSSQSEEDDNVALAESHSPLSISKKR; encoded by the coding sequence ATGTCACTTCCTGAGTCCACAGAATCTAGTGTCAAATTACAGCAATATTGGCTGTTACTCAAACGACATTACTTACCACTATCAATCGTGTTTGGAGTAGTTGTCGCACTGACAGGTATAAGCTTAGCTTTGCAAAAGCCAATATATGAAGCAGAAGGAAAGTTACTATTTAGAAAAAATAGCCCTAGTTCTTCGTATTTACCTGAAGTGGGTAAGGGTATAGGTGAATTGCAGCCATTACAAGAGCAAAATAATCCTGTAGATACAGAAGCGGAAATTATACGTTCTCTGCCTATTATTAAAAAAACGATTACGCGGTTGGAGTTGAAGGATGAATCGGGTAAAACTCTTAAACCCGAACAATTTCTTAAAAAACTAGACGTGACAGACGTGAAAAAAACGGACGTGTTGCAAATTACTTATAGGGATGCAGATCCAAACAAAGCTGCAACAGTAGTCAATACTTTAATGGGTATTTATTTAGAAAATAACTTACTTGCTAATCGCTCTGAAGCCGTTTCTGCGAGAGAGTTTGTGCAAAAACAGTTGCCCAGGGCGGAAACAAGTTTGCGTCAAAGCGAGTCAGAGTTACGTCAATTTCAAGAGCAGAATAAAGTTGTCGATCTAAATGAAGAAAAAAGAGCGGCAGTAGCAATTATTGCCGATATGCAACGCCAAGCTGCGAATGCTAATGCTGGTTTGGCAGATGCAAAAGCTCAATCTGAACTGCTGAAACAGCAATTAGGAGAAACTTTAAATAGCGCCGGAGCGGTAACTAGTGTAAGTCAATTTCCAGCCGTTCAAGGTATTTTGAAAGAGATCCAACAAATAGAATCGCAGCTAGCGGTGGAACAGAGCCGCTTTCAGGCAGATTTTCCTAATGTCGTCTCCCTCAAGCAAAAGAAAGCAAGTTTAGAGCAGTTACTCAAACAACGCTTAAAACAAGTGGTAGGAGAACAAAAACTTCTTAGAGGAAATAGCTTACAAAATAGTGAATTCGATCAAAAACTGACAGAAGAGTTTGTGAGGGCAGAAGCAAGACGTTTGGGTTTATCTAGCCAAATAGCAGCAATCTCAAACGTTCAATCTTCTTATAGAGAAAGACTCGATCGGTTACCTCAGTTAGAACAATTGCAGCGGGCGTTAGAACGAAAAATTCAAACAGCTCAATCTACCTATTTATTACTACAGCAAAAATTACAAGAAATTCGGATTGCGGAAAATCAGAATATAGGTAATGCTCGCGTCATTTCAGCAGCCATACCACCAGAAGAAGCGGTTGCTCCCCGCAAAATGTTATATCTGGTGACAGGAATTATGCTGGGTGGAATATTAGCGGCTGCTACTGGTTTAATATTAGAAAAACTAGATAAATCGCTCAGAAGCGTTGAGGAAGCTAGAAAAATATTTGGCTATACCTTACTGGGGATAATTCCAGCCTTGAAAAAATCTGAGAACATTTTCTTGCGCGATCGCTCCCTAGAAAGAGCTACACCAGAAATTTTAGTGCAAGAGTCACCGCGATCGCCTTTCAGCCAAGCATATCGAATGCTGCAAGCTAATTTGAAATTTCTGAATTCTGATAAACAGCTCAAAGCAATTGTCGTTACGAGTTCCGTTCCTAAAGAAGGAAAATCAACAGTTGCGGCAAATTTAGCTGTCACTATCGCTCAAATGGGGCGTAAGGTATTGTTAGTTGATGCAGATATGTATCGTCCCTTGCAGCATGAAATCTGGGAATTACCAAATCACTTGGGTTTAAGTAATATCATTGTGGGTCAGACCGAACCAAAAACAGCGATCAAAAAGATTACGGCTAATCTTCACATCCTAACTTCTGGAGTGATTCCACCGAATCCAATGGCATTACTGGATTCTCAAAGGATGGCATCTCTAGTTACTGTTTTTTCAGCCAATTACGACTACACAATTATTGATACTCCTGCTTTAAATGCGGCTGCTGATGCAGCAATTTTGGGTAAAATGACCGATGGAGTTTTATTAGTTGTTCGACCTGGGGTGGTAGATACTGCTGCTGCTATCCGTGCTAAAGAATTTCTAGAAAAGTCAGGGCAACATGTCCTCGGTCAGGTAGTGAATGGATTTAATCCCGATAGCGAACAATACTACTATTATCGTTCTAGCCAGTCGGAAGAAGATGATAATGTAGCATTAGCGGAAAGTCATTCTCCTCTGAGCATTAGCAAAAAGAGATGA
- a CDS encoding nuclear transport factor 2 family protein, translated as MTDVEAEVLAVNENFYRAFEKKNLEAMSQVWSQGTASLCIHPGRNALRGWKQIRDSWEVIFKNTKYLEIEIEIINTEVRDTTAYIVLFERVLQASSNKTIKAESIATNIFEKMAGKWYLIHHHGSPLVR; from the coding sequence ATGACAGACGTAGAAGCTGAGGTTTTGGCAGTCAATGAAAATTTTTACCGTGCTTTTGAGAAGAAAAATCTAGAAGCTATGAGTCAAGTTTGGTCGCAGGGAACTGCCAGCCTTTGCATTCATCCTGGGCGGAACGCCTTGCGCGGTTGGAAGCAAATTCGCGACTCTTGGGAAGTCATTTTCAAAAATACCAAATATTTAGAAATTGAAATCGAAATTATTAATACAGAAGTTCGCGATACGACTGCTTATATCGTGTTATTTGAGCGCGTGCTACAAGCTAGTAGTAACAAAACCATCAAGGCTGAATCAATCGCTACAAATATCTTCGAGAAGATGGCTGGCAAGTGGTATTTAATACACCATCATGGTAGTCCTTTGGTAAGATAG
- a CDS encoding Tab2/Atab2 family RNA-binding protein, producing MTNDKSIWQADFYRRPWQDDTGQVLWELLICDAEGGMLFDHATQTRSDHRTGNFRYEAICPQAAANASWLVEQLQLAASNSSEFFSTTPKSISPSPPYQGGLGGSESVTGQTELALPDIIQVFRPQSLSLIATAGQKLGITVEPTRRTGALKQWLRSRIPQYSTTGAYNPLAVDKPPPVPLPENLWGDRWRFASLPARDLEAAFKDRPLPILDMPEFLLPLNLGLASTIAVPGIIIYGGRKSMQLARWLQAAQPIALNYVPGELAGLILEAGLADRWVVATFSDSEAIASAQTYAQRQQQSQGLHFLLVQPDDSSVTYTGFWLLRDE from the coding sequence ATGACCAATGACAAATCAATTTGGCAAGCTGATTTTTATCGTCGCCCGTGGCAAGATGACACCGGACAGGTATTGTGGGAATTGTTAATCTGCGATGCCGAAGGCGGTATGCTCTTCGACCATGCTACGCAAACGCGAAGCGACCATCGCACGGGGAATTTTCGCTACGAAGCCATATGCCCGCAAGCAGCAGCCAATGCATCGTGGTTGGTAGAACAGTTGCAATTAGCTGCATCTAATTCATCCGAATTTTTTTCGACTACGCCAAAGTCAATCTCCCCTAGCCCCCCTTATCAAGGGGGGTTGGGGGGATCGGAATCTGTGACAGGACAGACAGAATTGGCGTTACCAGATATAATCCAAGTCTTTCGCCCGCAATCTCTCAGTTTAATCGCCACCGCAGGGCAAAAACTAGGTATTACTGTAGAACCAACGCGGCGCACTGGGGCATTGAAACAGTGGTTGCGATCGCGCATACCTCAGTATTCTACCACTGGAGCCTACAACCCCCTTGCTGTAGACAAACCACCCCCCGTCCCCCTACCGGAAAATTTGTGGGGCGATCGCTGGCGTTTTGCGAGTCTACCAGCAAGAGATCTCGAAGCTGCATTTAAGGACCGTCCGCTGCCGATCTTAGACATGCCAGAATTTCTACTTCCCCTAAATTTAGGCTTAGCATCGACAATTGCCGTGCCAGGGATAATAATTTATGGAGGAAGGAAGTCCATGCAGTTAGCCCGTTGGTTGCAAGCAGCGCAGCCGATTGCCCTCAACTACGTTCCAGGCGAATTAGCGGGATTAATTTTAGAAGCAGGGTTAGCAGATCGGTGGGTTGTCGCGACTTTTTCCGATAGTGAGGCGATCGCATCTGCTCAAACTTACGCACAGCGCCAGCAACAGAGTCAAGGTTTGCATTTCTTGTTAGTCCAACCCGATGATTCAAGCGTGACCTATACTGGTTTCTGGCTGTTGCGAGATGAGTAG
- a CDS encoding nucleoside 2-deoxyribosyltransferase gives MKRKIIYLASPYGFSQQQKTLLLPPIVRALEALGIEVWEPFARNNQIDFSQADWAYRVAQADLQDVKNCDGIFAVVNGTPPDEGVMVELGMAIALNKAIFLFRDDFRRCSDNERYPLNLMLFAGLPEIGWENYYYTSVDEIQSHDKALYKWLTGM, from the coding sequence ATGAAGCGCAAAATTATCTATCTAGCTAGTCCCTATGGATTTTCGCAGCAGCAAAAGACGCTACTTTTACCTCCCATCGTTCGGGCTTTGGAGGCGTTGGGCATAGAAGTTTGGGAACCGTTTGCCCGTAACAATCAAATCGATTTTTCTCAAGCTGATTGGGCGTATCGCGTGGCGCAGGCAGATTTGCAGGATGTGAAAAACTGCGATGGCATTTTTGCGGTTGTCAACGGCACGCCACCAGATGAAGGAGTCATGGTAGAGTTGGGAATGGCGATCGCCCTGAATAAAGCAATTTTCTTATTCCGAGACGACTTCCGGCGCTGTAGCGATAACGAACGGTATCCCTTAAATCTCATGCTTTTTGCTGGCTTACCGGAAATTGGCTGGGAAAATTATTACTATACTTCTGTAGACGAAATCCAGTCTCACGATAAAGCATTGTACAAATGGTTAACAGGAATGTAG
- a CDS encoding glycoside hydrolase family 10 protein yields MKLYLKSYVILREWWRSLKYFALLLGTLLALTIPNSISPPAIAQQPFEEIRGVWMTNNDTSTLIDRDKMQAAVSQLARLHFNTIYPVVWNSGYAQYDSNIARQAGIQTFVRKGLQGQDPLADLAATAHRQGLLVVPWFEFGFMTPPTSELALQHPNWLTQKRDGSKTSIDVAGEVVWLNPFHPEVQQFITALVREVMTKYDVDGIQFDDHMSLPREFGYDKYTVALYKKETKHSPAHPGDTAWMRWRADKITAFMTQLNQTVKQSKPKAIFAVAPNYYDFAYKFHLQDWLTWVRKGIVDELIVQVYRPELQSFLQQLARPEIQEVQQKIPTGIGILTGLRNDPVPMQRIQAQVRATRDRGLGVAFFFYQSLWDYAPEPSEQRQSYFQALFRSPASRFASARAAVVEEPIFQP; encoded by the coding sequence ATGAAATTATATTTGAAATCATACGTAATCCTTAGAGAGTGGTGGCGATCGCTGAAGTATTTCGCCTTACTTTTAGGTACATTGTTAGCCCTAACAATACCGAATAGTATTTCACCTCCGGCGATCGCCCAGCAGCCTTTTGAGGAAATTCGCGGCGTGTGGATGACGAATAACGATACGAGTACCCTCATCGACCGTGACAAAATGCAAGCTGCTGTCAGCCAACTAGCGCGGCTGCACTTCAACACCATCTATCCTGTCGTCTGGAATTCTGGATACGCCCAGTACGATAGCAACATAGCACGACAAGCAGGAATTCAAACCTTCGTGCGCAAAGGCTTGCAAGGACAAGATCCTTTAGCCGATCTCGCCGCTACAGCCCATCGCCAAGGTTTACTCGTCGTCCCCTGGTTTGAGTTTGGTTTCATGACTCCTCCTACTTCAGAACTAGCACTACAACACCCTAACTGGTTAACTCAAAAACGGGATGGGAGCAAAACTTCGATTGATGTTGCAGGTGAGGTCGTATGGCTCAACCCTTTCCATCCAGAAGTCCAGCAATTCATCACCGCACTAGTACGGGAGGTTATGACTAAGTACGATGTCGATGGGATTCAGTTTGACGACCACATGAGTTTACCGCGCGAGTTTGGCTATGACAAATATACGGTGGCTCTGTACAAGAAGGAAACCAAGCACAGTCCAGCCCATCCTGGCGATACAGCGTGGATGCGGTGGCGGGCTGACAAAATTACGGCATTCATGACTCAACTCAATCAAACAGTTAAGCAAAGCAAGCCCAAAGCAATTTTTGCCGTCGCCCCCAACTACTACGACTTTGCTTATAAATTTCACCTGCAAGACTGGCTAACATGGGTGCGCAAAGGGATTGTTGACGAACTGATCGTGCAAGTCTACCGTCCCGAACTGCAAAGTTTTCTCCAACAACTTGCCCGCCCCGAAATTCAAGAGGTACAACAAAAGATTCCCACTGGTATCGGTATTCTTACGGGTTTGAGAAACGATCCAGTGCCAATGCAACGAATTCAAGCACAAGTGAGGGCTACACGCGATCGCGGTTTGGGAGTAGCTTTCTTCTTTTACCAAAGTCTATGGGACTACGCCCCAGAACCAAGCGAACAGCGACAGTCTTACTTTCAGGCATTGTTCCGTTCTCCCGCTTCCCGTTTTGCATCTGCACGGGCTGCTGTCGTTGAAGAACCGATATTTCAACCGTGA
- a CDS encoding aldo/keto reductase, producing the protein MQLPESSRWQFTPDLNICRVLNGMWQVSGAHGAIQPKQAIATMFDYIDAGFTTWDLADHYGPAEDFIGEFRRQAIATRGKEALSNLQAFTKWVPRPAKMTRRVVEQNIDRSLARMRVETLDLLQFHWWEYRDKNYIDALTYLAELQQEGKIKHLALTNFDTERLKIISEAGIKIVSNQVQFSLVDRRPLMKMIPFCQEHNIQLLAYGTLCGGLLSEKYLEQAEPRGTALNTASLRKYKNMVDAWGGWNLFQELLAVLKQIAAKHDVSIANVAVRYVLDRPTVAGAIVGTRLGISEHVADNAKVFALTLDADDTGQIEAVLARSRDLLRLIGDCGDEYRR; encoded by the coding sequence ATGCAATTACCAGAATCTAGTCGGTGGCAATTTACCCCAGATTTGAATATCTGCCGCGTACTCAATGGCATGTGGCAAGTATCGGGGGCGCATGGAGCGATCCAGCCAAAACAAGCGATCGCCACTATGTTTGATTATATAGATGCTGGTTTCACTACTTGGGACTTAGCAGACCACTACGGACCGGCTGAAGACTTCATCGGTGAGTTTCGCCGTCAAGCGATCGCTACGCGGGGTAAAGAGGCGCTTTCTAACCTACAAGCATTTACCAAATGGGTTCCCAGACCAGCAAAGATGACGCGGCGAGTCGTCGAGCAAAATATCGATCGCTCCCTAGCTCGAATGAGAGTAGAGACGCTAGACTTGCTACAATTCCACTGGTGGGAATACAGAGATAAAAACTACATAGATGCATTAACTTATCTAGCAGAACTCCAGCAAGAAGGGAAAATCAAGCACTTAGCACTCACAAATTTTGACACGGAACGGTTGAAAATCATCTCAGAAGCAGGCATTAAGATCGTTTCTAACCAGGTGCAGTTCTCGCTGGTCGATCGCCGCCCTCTAATGAAGATGATTCCGTTTTGTCAAGAGCATAATATTCAACTTTTAGCTTACGGTACGCTTTGCGGCGGATTGCTGTCAGAAAAATATTTAGAACAAGCAGAACCGCGAGGTACGGCGTTAAACACAGCTTCCCTGCGAAAATATAAAAACATGGTAGATGCATGGGGTGGTTGGAATCTGTTCCAAGAGCTTTTAGCTGTTTTAAAACAAATAGCAGCTAAGCACGATGTCAGCATTGCTAATGTTGCAGTCCGTTACGTTCTCGATCGCCCGACAGTCGCAGGGGCGATCGTTGGCACGCGGTTAGGGATATCGGAACACGTCGCAGATAATGCTAAGGTGTTTGCACTTACTTTAGATGCAGACGATACGGGTCAAATCGAAGCTGTATTGGCACGATCGCGAGATCTGTTACGGTTAATCGGCGATTGCGGCGACGAGTACCGACGTTAA
- a CDS encoding class I SAM-dependent methyltransferase, which yields MLDNKKIYQSTEEFNTWAYGKGLKFEEKYLIDNYLDKHLKTVEAGTAGGRILLEMRRMGFTSLIGYDYVPEFIEQAKQKDPSSEITFEVEDATKLSYVDDSFAQILYLQQIISSIDGDQAKLKAFEEAYRILKPGGTALFSFLCFEVRAQTLIYKPYLVYLRILRSLQAKSLSLQYLPWLKLGGKWNLSALLDREPYVYWYRPQEVERLLKTVGFEVTAVGSSAQIEGDSMCTSVEELARQPLAGGLYFVCTK from the coding sequence ATGCTCGACAATAAGAAAATTTATCAATCTACTGAAGAATTTAATACTTGGGCATATGGAAAAGGTCTAAAATTTGAAGAAAAGTATTTAATTGATAACTACTTAGATAAACATTTAAAGACAGTAGAAGCAGGGACAGCAGGAGGTAGAATTTTACTAGAGATGAGAAGGATGGGCTTTACTTCTCTCATAGGTTACGATTATGTACCTGAATTTATTGAGCAAGCAAAGCAAAAAGATCCTTCAAGCGAAATTACTTTTGAAGTAGAAGATGCCACCAAACTAAGTTATGTCGATGATAGCTTTGCTCAGATCTTATATCTCCAACAAATCATCAGCTCTATAGATGGAGACCAAGCAAAGCTAAAAGCTTTTGAAGAGGCATATCGTATTCTAAAACCAGGTGGTACAGCACTATTTTCATTTCTTTGCTTTGAAGTGAGAGCGCAGACTTTAATCTACAAACCGTATTTAGTCTATTTACGTATTTTGCGTAGCTTGCAGGCTAAAAGTCTTTCTCTTCAGTATCTGCCTTGGCTTAAATTAGGAGGAAAGTGGAATCTTTCTGCTTTACTAGATCGCGAACCTTACGTGTATTGGTATAGACCACAAGAAGTAGAACGACTATTGAAAACTGTTGGTTTTGAAGTCACTGCTGTTGGTTCTTCTGCCCAAATTGAAGGAGATAGTATGTGTACAAGCGTAGAAGAATTAGCAAGACAACCTTTAGCAGGTGGTTTATATTTCGTTTGTACAAAATAA
- a CDS encoding 2-phosphosulfolactate phosphatase has product MIFNQSEFDLRCEWGIGGVMQLAPISDVVVIVDVLSFSTCVEIATNRGAIIFPYRWQDDTAIAYAQSVNATLASRRRTPSAGYSLSPSSLDRIPAGTRLVLPSPNGATLSLQTGNTLTVSGCLRNCQAIAEFAQSCGTQIAVIPAGERWEDGSLRPSLEDAIGAGAILSYLQGKPSPEAKAAMVTFQMFRTDIASALSQCSSGKELISRGFSGDLELATALNVSECIPICRDRAYIRHI; this is encoded by the coding sequence ATGATTTTCAACCAATCGGAGTTCGATCTGCGCTGTGAATGGGGAATCGGTGGTGTGATGCAACTGGCTCCTATTAGCGATGTAGTTGTGATTGTGGATGTTTTATCTTTCTCTACTTGCGTAGAAATTGCTACGAATCGAGGAGCGATAATATTTCCTTATCGCTGGCAAGATGATACAGCGATCGCCTATGCTCAGTCTGTCAATGCAACTTTAGCAAGTCGTCGGCGTACCCCTAGCGCTGGATATTCTCTTTCTCCCTCATCCCTAGATCGGATTCCTGCGGGGACGAGATTGGTCTTACCTTCACCTAATGGTGCAACTCTGAGCTTGCAGACAGGAAACACACTAACTGTATCTGGTTGTTTGCGTAACTGTCAGGCGATCGCTGAGTTTGCTCAAAGCTGCGGTACGCAAATTGCCGTGATTCCAGCTGGGGAAAGGTGGGAAGATGGGAGTCTGCGCCCCAGCTTAGAAGACGCGATCGGTGCTGGCGCGATTCTCAGCTATTTACAGGGCAAACCCTCTCCAGAAGCAAAAGCAGCTATGGTAACATTTCAAATGTTTCGCACCGATATCGCATCAGCCTTGAGCCAATGTAGTTCGGGAAAAGAGTTAATTTCTAGAGGATTCAGTGGCGATCTCGAACTGGCGACAGCTCTAAATGTGAGTGAATGTATTCCAATATGCCGCGATCGCGCTTATATTCGGCATATTTGA
- a CDS encoding DegT/DnrJ/EryC1/StrS family aminotransferase yields the protein MIKPILLSIPHMSGEEIEYVKEAFDTNWIAPVGPHLEAFEQEFCHVIGVNHAAAVVSGTAALHLALQLVGVESGDEVFCSTLTFAASANPIVYLGAKPVFIDSDRTSWNMNPELLQAALDKRARLGKLPKAVVVVHLYGQSADIDPILAACNRYEVALIEDAAESLGATYKGRSPGSFGKIGIFSFNGNKIITTSGGGMLVSNEPEIVIKARFLSTQARDPAPHYQHSEIGYNYRLSNVLAGIGRGQLQVLEQRVQARRRNFEVYRQALGELPGISFMPEASYGRATRWLSCMTINPHIFGADREQVRKILAQQHIETRPVWKPLHLQPAFAQYETVGGEVAEELFACGLCLPSGSNLTNEDLERVVGAIAKICSVGIEMN from the coding sequence ATGATTAAACCGATCCTGCTTTCTATTCCTCATATGAGCGGGGAAGAGATTGAGTATGTCAAAGAAGCATTTGATACGAATTGGATTGCTCCCGTTGGTCCCCATTTAGAAGCTTTTGAACAAGAATTTTGTCATGTAATTGGTGTCAATCATGCTGCTGCTGTAGTATCTGGCACGGCGGCTTTACACCTAGCCTTGCAGTTAGTTGGAGTGGAGTCTGGAGATGAGGTATTTTGCTCGACACTCACTTTTGCGGCTTCAGCCAACCCCATCGTCTATTTAGGTGCAAAACCTGTCTTCATTGACAGCGATCGCACTTCGTGGAATATGAACCCCGAATTGTTACAAGCAGCCTTGGACAAACGGGCGCGGTTAGGTAAATTACCTAAAGCCGTAGTTGTCGTTCACCTATACGGTCAAAGTGCTGACATTGACCCGATTTTAGCAGCCTGCAACCGCTACGAAGTAGCGTTGATTGAAGATGCAGCTGAATCTCTAGGAGCAACTTACAAGGGGCGATCGCCCGGAAGTTTCGGTAAAATTGGCATTTTTTCTTTTAACGGTAATAAAATCATTACGACATCTGGAGGTGGAATGTTGGTTTCCAACGAGCCAGAAATTGTCATCAAAGCCAGATTTCTCTCCACTCAAGCACGCGATCCAGCGCCCCACTACCAACACTCAGAAATCGGTTACAACTATCGGCTGAGCAATGTATTGGCGGGAATTGGTCGAGGTCAATTGCAAGTCCTGGAGCAACGGGTACAAGCTAGAAGGCGTAACTTTGAAGTTTATCGGCAAGCTTTGGGCGAATTGCCAGGAATCTCATTTATGCCAGAAGCGAGTTACGGTCGCGCCACGCGCTGGTTGAGCTGCATGACAATCAATCCTCATATTTTCGGTGCAGATAGAGAACAAGTCCGTAAAATCCTCGCTCAGCAGCACATTGAGACTCGCCCAGTTTGGAAACCACTTCACCTCCAACCTGCTTTTGCCCAATACGAGACAGTTGGAGGTGAGGTAGCGGAAGAGCTGTTTGCTTGCGGTCTGTGCCTTCCCTCTGGCTCTAATTTAACCAACGAGGATTTAGAGCGAGTCGTAGGGGCGATCGCTAAAATTTGCTCTGTTGGGATCGAAATGAACTGA